The Pseudomonadota bacterium genome includes a region encoding these proteins:
- the rpoD gene encoding RNA polymerase sigma factor RpoD produces MDNAPRPSQLKQLIQKGREQGQWLTYAQVNDHLPGDIVDPDQIEDIVNMINDMGIKVFEEEPDDADALILNDSASTDTDDETAQQDAEAALAAVETELGRTTDPVRMYMREMGSVSLLTREDEIDIAKRIEDGLNQVNQALARFPGTITTLLEEVESWKEGNLRLNELISGFINPTLLAEMDLISEDAMEAAVAEEAEYSEEIDEEDEDKPAPTVSTLPDPEQVTQFFDEMARLHERFLKLYDRYGPTSPKAAETRDLIAEQFMRLKLPPRLFEYLIDRMRFIVSRTRNIERAIMIICVERAGMPRKEFLVSFRDNASDPEWLEGLVRRRTTWARALADHAEELAELQGKLARFERDQRISIAELLELNRSMSIGEAKARRAKKEMVEANLRLVISIAKKYTNRGLQFLDLIQEGNIGLMKAVDKFEYRRGYKFSTYATWWIRQAITRSIADQARTIRIPVHMIETINKLNRISRQMLQEMGREPTPEELAKRMEMPEDKVRKVLKIAKEPISMETPIGDDEDSHLGDFIEDANILSPVDTATTTGLTDTVQKVLSGLTPREAKVLRMRFGIDMNTDHTLEEVGKQFDVTRERIRQIEAKALRKLRHPTRSEQLRSFLDLE; encoded by the coding sequence ATGGATAACGCACCCCGACCCTCGCAGCTCAAGCAGCTGATCCAGAAAGGACGTGAACAGGGCCAGTGGCTGACCTATGCCCAGGTCAATGACCATCTCCCCGGCGATATTGTCGATCCCGACCAGATCGAGGATATCGTCAACATGATCAACGATATGGGGATCAAGGTGTTCGAGGAAGAGCCTGACGATGCCGATGCGCTTATCCTCAATGATTCGGCCAGTACCGATACCGATGACGAAACCGCGCAGCAGGATGCCGAGGCCGCGCTGGCCGCAGTGGAAACCGAACTGGGTCGCACCACCGACCCGGTGCGCATGTACATGCGCGAAATGGGGTCGGTGTCCCTGCTGACCCGGGAAGACGAAATCGATATCGCCAAGCGAATTGAAGACGGACTCAACCAGGTCAACCAGGCGCTGGCGCGTTTCCCCGGCACGATCACAACCCTGCTCGAGGAAGTGGAATCCTGGAAGGAAGGCAACCTGCGCCTGAACGAACTGATCAGCGGCTTCATCAATCCGACGCTGCTCGCCGAGATGGATCTGATCTCGGAAGACGCGATGGAAGCAGCGGTTGCCGAGGAAGCGGAGTATTCCGAAGAGATTGACGAAGAAGACGAGGACAAGCCGGCGCCGACGGTCAGCACCTTGCCCGATCCGGAGCAGGTCACCCAGTTCTTCGACGAGATGGCCCGTCTGCACGAGCGCTTTCTCAAGCTATACGATCGCTATGGCCCGACCAGTCCGAAAGCGGCTGAAACCCGAGATTTGATCGCCGAGCAGTTCATGCGCCTGAAGCTGCCGCCGCGGCTGTTCGAGTACCTGATCGACCGAATGCGCTTCATCGTCTCGCGTACCCGCAACATCGAGCGGGCCATCATGATCATCTGCGTTGAGCGGGCCGGTATGCCGCGCAAGGAGTTCCTGGTCAGCTTCCGGGACAACGCCAGCGATCCGGAGTGGCTTGAGGGTCTGGTCAGGCGCCGCACAACATGGGCACGCGCGCTGGCCGATCACGCCGAAGAACTGGCCGAACTTCAGGGCAAACTGGCGCGCTTCGAACGTGACCAGCGCATCTCGATTGCTGAGCTGCTAGAGCTCAATCGCTCGATGTCGATCGGTGAGGCCAAGGCCCGGCGCGCCAAGAAGGAAATGGTCGAGGCCAATCTGCGCCTGGTCATTTCGATTGCCAAGAAGTACACCAATCGGGGCCTGCAGTTCCTGGATCTGATCCAGGAAGGCAACATCGGCCTGATGAAGGCCGTCGACAAATTCGAATATCGCCGCGGCTACAAGTTCTCGACCTACGCGACCTGGTGGATTCGCCAGGCGATCACGCGTTCGATTGCCGACCAGGCGCGCACCATCCGCATTCCGGTGCATATGATCGAGACGATCAACAAGCTCAATCGCATCTCCCGCCAGATGCTTCAGGAAATGGGTCGCGAGCCGACCCCGGAAGAACTGGCCAAGCGCATGGAAATGCCCGAAGACAAGGTGCGCAAGGTACTCAAGATTGCCAAGGAACCGATCTCGATGGAAACGCCGATCGGCGATGACGAGGATTCTCACCTGGGCGACTTCATCGAGGACGCCAACATCCTCTCGCCGGTCGATACGGCCACCACCACGGGCCTGACCGATACCGTGCAGAAGGTGCTCTCCGGCCTGACTCCGCGCGAGGCCAAGGTGCTGCGCATGCGCTTCGGTATCGACATGAACACCGATCACACTCTTGAGGAAGTCGGCAAGCAGTTCGACGTCACCCGGGAGCGCATTCGGCAGATCGAGGCCAAGGCGCTTAGAAAGCTGCGCCACCCGACCCGATCGGAACAGCTCAGGAGCTTCCTCGACCTCGAGTGA
- a CDS encoding class I SAM-dependent methyltransferase, translating to MSSELESGPLELRVPLFESTVAAFEEDRRYVVADLGCARAGTVDLFSRFRCRLLVIDLPAALEKRPTDGEPDSMAAWLDRLLAPIDDEPLDLILCWNLLNYLSPDEIRALAGRLARCARPRASLHALIEYSARHMPSTPWSFAPQGPGQLTVEPISGPQSPAPRYSPKALEKQLPGFGSESTMLLGNGMQEFLYRRQ from the coding sequence ATGAGTTCGGAGCTTGAATCCGGGCCGCTCGAGCTGCGCGTCCCGCTGTTCGAATCGACCGTGGCCGCGTTTGAAGAGGACCGACGCTACGTCGTGGCCGATCTGGGCTGCGCCAGGGCCGGCACGGTGGATCTGTTCAGCCGCTTTCGCTGCCGCCTGCTGGTCATCGACCTGCCGGCGGCGCTGGAAAAGCGGCCGACCGACGGCGAGCCCGATTCGATGGCGGCCTGGCTGGATCGGCTGCTGGCGCCGATCGACGACGAGCCGCTGGATCTGATCTTGTGCTGGAACCTGCTCAATTATCTGTCACCTGACGAGATCAGAGCGCTGGCCGGCCGACTGGCCCGCTGTGCACGCCCGCGCGCCAGCCTGCACGCCCTGATCGAGTACTCGGCGCGCCACATGCCGAGTACGCCCTGGTCTTTTGCACCGCAGGGCCCTGGGCAATTGACTGTCGAGCCGATCTCCGGTCCGCAGTCTCCGGCCCCCCGCTACAGTCCCAAAGCGCTCGAGAAGCAGCTGCCGGGTTTTGGCTCGGAAAGCACCATGCTGCTAGGCAACGGTATGCAGGAATTCCTCTACCGCCGGCAGTAA
- the ubiM gene encoding 5-demethoxyubiquinol-8 5-hydroxylase UbiM gives MNVDIAIVGAGPAGLCLARALAAPDRSMAVIDPATEDVLAEPEWDGREIALTHASKTVLDRLGLWSRIDADQISALRDAEVTDGNSTHPMRIDHSDGRAEQLGWLVSNHLIRRAAWQVARECEGLTWLTGRRVEATSDQGQARRLRLSDGTQLEAGVVVAADGRFSATRRAAGISAHMRDFGKSMLVTRMTLEQPHEHIAREWFGHDFTLALLPLNGQQASTVVTLPHERIERLMSLEEADFNREITELYRHRHGQMQLVGKRHAYPLVGVMPDRLTAPRLVCVGDAAVGMHPVTAHGFNLGLTGVRILTDEIAKSRLRSGVTLSPRAMAAYAARLRAHSVPLYLATNTIVSLYTSDRLPARILRRAALRTAAGVAPFRRAIAGQLTGRSGPLQVLAGR, from the coding sequence ATGAACGTGGATATTGCCATCGTCGGTGCGGGGCCGGCGGGACTTTGCCTGGCCCGGGCTCTGGCGGCGCCGGATCGATCGATGGCCGTGATCGATCCGGCCACCGAGGACGTTCTGGCCGAGCCCGAATGGGACGGGCGCGAGATTGCCCTGACGCATGCCTCCAAAACCGTGCTTGACCGACTCGGGCTTTGGTCGCGCATCGATGCCGATCAGATCAGCGCGCTGCGTGACGCCGAGGTTACCGACGGCAATTCCACCCATCCGATGCGGATTGATCACAGCGACGGCCGGGCCGAACAGCTCGGCTGGCTGGTCTCCAACCATCTGATCCGCAGAGCCGCCTGGCAGGTCGCGCGTGAATGCGAGGGCCTCACCTGGCTGACCGGTCGGCGCGTCGAGGCAACCTCCGACCAGGGCCAGGCCCGACGGCTGAGGCTGTCCGACGGCACGCAACTGGAGGCCGGAGTGGTCGTGGCCGCCGACGGTCGCTTCTCGGCGACGCGCCGCGCGGCAGGGATCAGCGCGCACATGCGTGATTTCGGCAAATCGATGCTGGTCACGCGCATGACGCTGGAGCAGCCGCACGAGCACATCGCACGCGAGTGGTTCGGGCATGACTTTACCCTTGCCCTGCTGCCGCTCAACGGCCAGCAGGCATCAACCGTGGTCACCCTGCCGCACGAGCGCATCGAGCGATTGATGAGCCTCGAGGAAGCCGATTTCAATCGCGAAATCACCGAGCTCTACCGCCACCGCCACGGCCAGATGCAGCTGGTCGGCAAGCGTCATGCCTACCCGCTGGTTGGCGTGATGCCGGACCGGCTGACCGCGCCGCGCCTGGTGTGCGTGGGTGATGCCGCCGTTGGCATGCACCCGGTGACCGCCCACGGATTCAACCTGGGGCTGACCGGTGTCCGGATTCTGACCGATGAAATCGCCAAGTCACGACTGCGTTCCGGCGTGACGCTCTCACCCCGCGCCATGGCTGCCTATGCCGCTCGCCTGCGCGCTCACAGCGTGCCGCTGTATCTGGCCACGAACACGATTGTGAGTCTGTATACCAGCGACCGGCTGCCGGCGCGAATCCTGCGCCGCGCGGCGCTGCGCACGGCCGCTGGCGTGGCGCCATTCCGGCGGGCCATCGCCGGCCAGCTGACCGGCCGGAGCGGGCCGCTGCAGGTGCTGGCCGGGCGCTGA
- a CDS encoding polymer-forming cytoskeletal protein, which produces MFNKRDNPQGTEADARERQSAAAVEARRSPRPDSGNRPGSAAVIGPSINVDGKLRGEEDLVIEGKVKGTIELKKNSVTIGSQGNVQADIYAHTIYVDGTMEGNLVASEQVVIRKPAQVRGSIVAPRVSLEDGARFNGSIDMDAESEVLSKAFSGKSPHSTTAGGRSSTADKPSGGPQQPGKGPDPAPNKPAAQGIKH; this is translated from the coding sequence ATGTTCAACAAGCGCGACAACCCTCAAGGGACTGAGGCAGATGCACGGGAACGCCAGTCTGCCGCGGCCGTCGAGGCCCGGCGTTCGCCTCGTCCCGACAGCGGCAACCGACCCGGTTCGGCGGCCGTGATCGGACCGTCCATCAACGTCGACGGCAAGCTGCGCGGCGAAGAGGACCTGGTCATCGAAGGCAAGGTCAAGGGCACGATCGAGCTGAAGAAAAACAGCGTGACCATCGGCAGCCAGGGCAATGTCCAGGCCGATATCTACGCTCACACGATCTACGTCGACGGCACCATGGAAGGCAATCTCGTGGCTTCCGAGCAGGTGGTCATCCGCAAGCCGGCCCAGGTGCGCGGCTCGATCGTGGCCCCGCGCGTCAGTCTGGAAGACGGTGCCCGCTTCAACGGCTCGATCGACATGGATGCCGAAAGTGAAGTGCTCAGCAAGGCCTTTTCGGGCAAGTCACCGCATTCGACCACGGCAGGAGGCCGGTCTTCGACCGCGGACAAGCCATCGGGCGGACCGCAGCAGCCCGGAAAGGGACCGGACCCGGCACCGAACAAACCGGCTGCCCAGGGCATCAAGCACTAA
- a CDS encoding type II toxin-antitoxin system HipA family toxin has protein sequence MSDVAEVRLWGRSIGAVALEAGSDVAAFEYDPAFVSSGIEIAPLAMPLSRRVFRFPELPRETFHGLPGLLADSLPDRFGHALINAWLARQGRPPASMNAVERLCYTGARGMGALEFRPAIGPSATRSRRLEVDALVALASEVLTGRDRLHARFDEDTSERAMADILRVGTSAGGARAKAVIAWNPETNEVRSGQVPVEEGFEHWILKFDGVRGNRDHDLDDPQGYGAIEYAYYLMATAAGIDMEECRLFEENGRRHFMTRRFDRDRRGGKRHMQSLCALAHFDYNLPGAYSYEQALQIIRRLDLGPDALEQQFRRMVFNLLARNHDDHVKNIAFLMDKRGQWRLSPAFDVTYSYNPDGDWTASHQMSVNGKRDGFELEDLRACARNASMKRGRAEAILSEVKAAVIEWPRFAERAGLPANTTRRIAGMHRDIH, from the coding sequence GTGAGCGACGTCGCCGAAGTCCGGCTGTGGGGGCGCAGCATCGGCGCCGTGGCGCTGGAGGCCGGCAGCGACGTGGCCGCGTTCGAGTACGACCCTGCTTTCGTCAGCAGCGGCATCGAGATCGCACCGCTGGCCATGCCGCTGTCGCGCCGCGTCTTCCGCTTTCCCGAGCTGCCGCGCGAGACCTTCCACGGGCTGCCCGGCCTGCTGGCCGATTCGCTGCCCGACAGGTTCGGCCACGCGCTGATCAATGCCTGGCTGGCGCGCCAGGGCCGCCCGCCCGCTTCGATGAACGCCGTCGAGAGGCTGTGCTACACCGGCGCCCGCGGCATGGGTGCGCTGGAATTCCGGCCGGCCATCGGCCCCAGCGCCACGCGCTCGCGCCGGCTCGAGGTCGATGCGCTGGTCGCGCTGGCGTCCGAAGTGCTGACCGGCCGCGACCGCCTGCACGCCAGGTTCGACGAGGACACCAGCGAGCGCGCCATGGCCGACATCCTGCGCGTGGGCACCTCGGCCGGCGGGGCCCGGGCCAAGGCGGTCATCGCCTGGAACCCGGAAACCAACGAGGTGCGTTCGGGCCAGGTGCCGGTCGAGGAAGGCTTCGAGCACTGGATCCTGAAGTTCGACGGCGTACGCGGCAACCGCGACCACGACCTCGACGACCCGCAGGGCTATGGGGCGATCGAGTACGCCTACTACCTGATGGCTACCGCCGCCGGCATCGACATGGAAGAATGCCGGTTGTTCGAGGAAAACGGCCGCCGCCATTTCATGACCCGGCGCTTCGACCGCGACCGCCGCGGCGGCAAGCGCCACATGCAGTCGCTGTGTGCGCTGGCCCACTTCGACTACAACCTGCCCGGCGCCTACAGCTACGAGCAGGCGCTGCAGATCATCCGCCGTCTTGATCTCGGCCCGGATGCGCTCGAGCAGCAGTTCCGGCGCATGGTGTTCAACCTGCTCGCGCGCAACCACGACGACCACGTCAAGAACATCGCCTTCCTGATGGACAAGCGCGGGCAATGGCGCCTGTCGCCGGCCTTCGATGTCACCTACAGCTACAACCCCGACGGCGACTGGACCGCTAGCCATCAGATGAGCGTCAACGGCAAGCGCGATGGGTTCGAGCTCGAAGACCTGCGCGCCTGCGCCCGCAACGCCTCGATGAAGCGCGGCAGGGCCGAGGCGATTCTGTCCGAAGTCAAGGCTGCCGTCATCGAATGGCCCCGTTTCGCCGAGCGCGCCGGCCTGCCCGCCAATACCACCCGGCGGATCGCGGGCATGCATCGCGACATTCACTGA
- a CDS encoding helix-turn-helix transcriptional regulator has product MNLSDLATDDAVLAELGQRLAQRRIDARLTQAELAERAGVGKRTVERIEAGKSAQMTSLVRIFRVLELLAVLDELLPATGPRPLDKLRHQGRRPQRVSKRRTSSGEDDWTWGDDA; this is encoded by the coding sequence ATGAACCTGTCCGACCTTGCCACCGATGATGCCGTGCTCGCCGAGCTGGGGCAGCGCCTGGCCCAGCGACGGATCGACGCGCGCCTAACCCAGGCCGAGCTGGCCGAGCGCGCCGGGGTCGGCAAACGCACCGTCGAGCGCATCGAGGCCGGCAAGTCGGCGCAGATGACCAGCCTGGTGCGCATCTTCCGGGTGCTGGAGCTGCTCGCGGTGCTCGACGAGCTGCTGCCCGCGACCGGACCGCGCCCGCTCGATAAGCTCCGCCACCAGGGCCGGCGCCCGCAGCGCGTGTCGAAACGCCGAACCTCGTCTGGCGAAGACGACTGGACCTGGGGTGACGACGCGTGA
- a CDS encoding response regulator — protein MSTIRTLATALLWLWAVGALAYPGVRFERISMAEGLSQSGISAMAQDDAGYLWFGTQYGLNRYDGYQFQVWRHDPDDLDSLASSRVTDILASRSGELWVGSKKGLNRFDPRHGRIKRIELPHPDAPAHPGETGVSILAGEDGRGNLLITLYSGAPAVWRAATGRVERLIFEPDLPVEEQRTASALVDDQGRFWIHNRHGLWRGSAASPKLQRVWQDELVVHDKDPANALAFTSAGGLLALARDSGLWLFEAGSAELLRHVDPRRHGTGSSIVDAVTASSDGALWIATRNALVRYWPDSDHWQRIAKLDDAPAVSQRRRLQIAEANGEVWLAGEFGVARYRPGFSHLQRFEHRPDDPGSLPGSPRRNPYSVFASDDGTVWIGSWLGGLARYSPQRHRFEHVSSAGLSSDMPLARRNVVRAVLETRLNDRELLWMGLDSAGLRVLERVGNGRYSWRFSLHADAPDPRHRLPSDRVCGLATVHGGRVVLVSSGRSLLAVDGSDGRILWQRPVDSPERPARSQSLLVSRSQDRVLVGTSRGIRVFDLPNARQPPRWLTDPALLDACEAFNLLELEDGRVLVACRSRLALLDSVTLEVVWQASHEALGQPAGTAFYGLAQSPAETLWVGADEGGLLRLDLPGPSARPDVSSLHQYNEADGLVDRTIYAILPQANGALWLSSNRGLMRFDPDLPGVRHFTPRDGLQEYEFNNTVAAIGPSGRYYFGGINGVNGFFPDRIEAHPKPPLVHLQGLSINEQRLDPATHEGVVQLDLAHDNNTVEFQYVGLHYADPQRNRYRYRLEGADRGWVEAGYSRQVRYPDLKSGQYRFFVQAANSDGVWSTPHLLAGLTIRPPPWQSGWAYLGYTLASLLLLGLFAWLQLRKRVELANLVQQRTSELAEQRDLVARQANELREALAQRTAMFANVSHEFRTPLTLIQASLERLHRQGADPSAISLGRRYLRKLLLLVDQLLDLARLRSEQPRSETGPWSPGALVSMIVSAFEPLAERRGIGLTVELESGWQTRCAQELVEKILQNLISNAIKFTPSGGRVIVRLHAHGSGLRLTVADSGPGISQRDQERIFERFHRVPATEQRHVAGAGIGLALVREAVNALGGRVSVDSRPGQGACFHVDLAGERVGAAAPPPRRLVLQADALDLPPPAYAITPEQPGVNSGQRRVLIAEDNPDLRDYLRELLSPQWRVIEAADGREALDRAQRHAPEVIVSDILMPHMDGLELLTRLRESVETRHIPVLLLTARRDTSTRLKGLSLSADDFLAKPFEPAELTLRLERMIANRERLRQRLRRELAEQTRALDRGSIAGETDLDQRDRALLERLHDWAAAHFADPDAGAREMAVAVSLEPRTLQRKVKSLTGLTPAQFLRAYRLRCASEALLASRQSVSEIAFDCGFSSPQYFTRVFRREYGLPPDQWRQHGRRRESGS, from the coding sequence TTGTCTACAATCAGGACACTGGCGACTGCGCTGCTGTGGCTTTGGGCTGTCGGCGCGCTGGCCTATCCGGGCGTGCGCTTCGAGCGCATCTCGATGGCCGAAGGCCTGTCGCAGTCGGGCATATCGGCCATGGCACAGGACGACGCCGGCTATCTCTGGTTTGGTACCCAGTACGGGCTGAATCGCTACGATGGCTACCAGTTCCAGGTCTGGCGCCATGACCCAGATGACCTCGATTCGCTGGCGTCCAGCCGAGTAACCGACATTCTGGCGTCCCGCTCTGGCGAACTTTGGGTTGGCTCCAAGAAAGGGCTCAATCGATTCGATCCCCGCCACGGTCGGATCAAGCGGATTGAACTGCCCCATCCGGACGCCCCAGCGCATCCCGGGGAAACCGGCGTGTCGATTCTGGCCGGCGAGGACGGGCGCGGTAACCTGCTGATTACATTGTACTCCGGAGCGCCAGCCGTGTGGCGGGCCGCAACCGGTCGCGTCGAGCGACTGATCTTTGAACCGGACCTTCCGGTCGAAGAGCAGCGCACGGCCTCGGCGCTGGTCGATGATCAGGGCCGATTCTGGATTCACAACCGGCATGGATTGTGGCGCGGCTCGGCGGCCAGCCCGAAGCTGCAGCGGGTCTGGCAGGACGAGCTGGTGGTCCACGACAAAGACCCCGCAAACGCCCTGGCGTTCACTAGCGCCGGCGGACTACTGGCACTGGCCCGGGACAGCGGTCTGTGGCTGTTTGAGGCCGGGTCCGCCGAATTGCTGCGCCATGTCGATCCGCGTCGGCACGGAACCGGCTCGAGCATCGTTGATGCCGTGACAGCAAGCAGCGACGGGGCGTTGTGGATCGCAACCAGAAACGCGCTGGTGCGCTATTGGCCGGATAGTGATCATTGGCAGCGGATAGCCAAGCTCGATGATGCACCGGCAGTCAGCCAGCGCCGCCGGCTGCAGATTGCCGAGGCCAATGGCGAGGTCTGGCTGGCCGGTGAGTTTGGCGTGGCCCGTTATCGTCCCGGTTTCTCTCACCTGCAGCGATTCGAGCACCGCCCGGACGATCCTGGTTCGCTGCCGGGCTCGCCGCGCAGAAACCCCTACTCTGTGTTCGCCAGCGACGACGGTACGGTGTGGATTGGCAGCTGGCTGGGCGGCCTGGCCCGATACTCACCGCAGCGACATCGTTTCGAGCACGTCAGCAGCGCCGGGCTGTCGTCGGACATGCCGCTGGCCCGCAGGAACGTGGTGCGCGCGGTGCTGGAAACGCGCCTGAACGATCGGGAACTGCTTTGGATGGGACTCGATTCGGCCGGATTGCGCGTCCTTGAGCGGGTTGGCAACGGTCGTTATAGCTGGCGATTCAGTCTGCATGCCGATGCTCCTGATCCCCGGCACCGACTGCCCAGCGATCGGGTCTGCGGGTTGGCAACCGTCCACGGCGGGCGCGTTGTGCTGGTGTCCAGCGGCAGGAGCCTGCTGGCCGTCGACGGCAGCGACGGCCGCATTCTCTGGCAGCGTCCGGTCGATTCGCCCGAACGGCCCGCACGCAGCCAGTCGCTGCTGGTCAGCCGGTCGCAGGATCGGGTGCTGGTTGGCACCTCTCGCGGAATTCGGGTATTCGATCTGCCCAACGCCCGCCAGCCGCCCCGCTGGCTGACCGATCCGGCGCTGCTCGACGCCTGCGAGGCATTCAACCTGCTCGAGCTGGAGGACGGTCGGGTGCTCGTGGCCTGCCGGTCGCGGCTGGCGCTGCTCGACTCCGTAACGCTTGAGGTGGTGTGGCAGGCGAGCCACGAGGCGCTGGGTCAGCCGGCCGGAACGGCCTTCTACGGGCTGGCGCAGTCGCCGGCAGAGACGCTGTGGGTCGGCGCCGACGAGGGCGGTTTGCTGCGGCTGGACCTGCCCGGGCCCTCGGCCCGTCCCGATGTGTCGTCGCTGCACCAGTACAACGAGGCAGACGGACTGGTCGACCGCACCATTTATGCCATTCTGCCGCAGGCCAATGGCGCGCTGTGGCTGAGCAGCAACCGCGGCTTGATGCGATTCGATCCGGACCTGCCCGGGGTGCGCCATTTCACGCCGCGCGACGGCCTGCAGGAGTACGAGTTCAACAACACGGTGGCCGCCATCGGTCCTTCCGGTCGCTACTATTTTGGCGGCATCAACGGCGTCAACGGCTTCTTTCCCGACCGGATTGAGGCGCATCCCAAGCCGCCGCTGGTTCACCTGCAGGGACTGTCGATCAACGAGCAGCGACTGGATCCGGCGACGCATGAAGGCGTAGTGCAGCTCGATCTCGCCCACGACAACAACACGGTTGAATTCCAGTATGTGGGGCTGCACTATGCCGACCCGCAGCGCAATCGCTATCGCTACCGGCTCGAAGGCGCCGATCGGGGCTGGGTCGAGGCCGGTTACTCGCGCCAGGTTCGCTACCCGGATCTCAAGTCCGGGCAATACCGCTTTTTTGTGCAGGCGGCCAACAGTGACGGTGTGTGGTCGACGCCCCATCTGCTGGCCGGGTTGACGATTCGCCCGCCTCCCTGGCAAAGCGGCTGGGCCTATCTGGGCTATACGCTGGCATCGCTGCTGCTGCTGGGATTGTTCGCCTGGCTGCAGCTTCGCAAGCGCGTCGAGCTGGCCAACCTGGTGCAGCAGCGCACGAGCGAGCTTGCCGAACAGCGGGACCTGGTCGCCCGCCAGGCAAACGAGCTGCGGGAGGCGCTGGCTCAGCGAACCGCGATGTTCGCCAATGTCTCGCACGAGTTTCGCACGCCCCTGACGCTGATCCAGGCCAGCCTGGAGCGCCTGCACCGCCAGGGTGCCGACCCGTCGGCCATCAGCCTGGGGCGTCGCTACCTGCGAAAACTGCTGCTGCTGGTCGATCAGCTGCTCGATCTGGCCCGGCTGCGAAGCGAACAGCCCCGTTCAGAAACCGGGCCCTGGTCGCCGGGTGCACTCGTGTCGATGATCGTCAGCGCCTTCGAGCCGCTGGCCGAGCGCCGCGGCATCGGCCTGACCGTCGAACTCGAATCGGGCTGGCAGACGCGCTGTGCGCAGGAGCTGGTCGAGAAGATCCTGCAAAACCTCATCAGCAACGCGATCAAGTTCACTCCGTCCGGGGGGCGGGTCATCGTGCGCCTGCACGCCCACGGCAGCGGCCTGCGTCTGACGGTGGCCGACAGCGGGCCGGGCATCAGCCAGAGGGATCAGGAACGGATCTTCGAGCGCTTCCATCGCGTGCCGGCCACCGAGCAGCGCCACGTCGCCGGGGCTGGTATCGGCCTGGCGCTGGTCAGGGAGGCGGTCAATGCGCTGGGCGGACGGGTGAGCGTCGACAGCCGGCCTGGCCAGGGCGCCTGCTTTCATGTCGACCTGGCCGGCGAGCGGGTTGGCGCAGCCGCTCCGCCGCCGCGGCGGCTTGTGCTGCAAGCCGATGCCCTGGACCTGCCGCCACCCGCCTACGCGATAACACCTGAGCAGCCCGGGGTGAACAGTGGACAGCGCCGCGTGCTGATCGCCGAAGACAACCCGGACTTGCGTGACTATCTGCGGGAACTGCTGTCGCCGCAATGGCGGGTGATCGAGGCGGCCGATGGCCGCGAGGCCCTGGATCGGGCCCAGCGCCATGCGCCCGAGGTGATCGTCAGTGATATTCTGATGCCGCACATGGACGGCCTGGAATTGCTCACCAGGCTGCGTGAATCGGTCGAGACCCGTCATATTCCGGTGCTGCTGCTCACGGCGCGCCGCGATACATCAACCCGCCTGAAGGGCCTGTCGCTGAGCGCTGACGATTTTCTGGCCAAACCCTTTGAACCGGCTGAACTGACCCTCAGGCTCGAGCGGATGATCGCCAACCGCGAGCGCTTGCGCCAGCGCCTGCGCCGGGAACTGGCCGAGCAGACGCGGGCGCTGGATCGTGGGTCGATCGCCGGCGAGACGGATCTCGACCAGCGCGACCGGGCGCTGCTCGAGCGGCTCCATGACTGGGCCGCGGCGCATTTCGCCGATCCGGATGCGGGGGCGCGGGAGATGGCAGTGGCGGTATCGCTGGAACCGCGTACGCTGCAGCGCAAGGTCAAGTCCCTGACCGGCCTGACGCCGGCCCAGTTCCTGAGAGCCTATCGACTGCGATGCGCCAGCGAAGCCCTGCTGGCCAGCCGGCAGAGCGTCAGTGAGATCGCGTTTGACTGCGGTTTTTCCAGCCCGCAGTACTTCACGCGAGTGTTTCGCCGGGAGTATGGATTGCCGCCCGACCAGTGGCGTCAGCACGGCAGGCGACGCGAGTCAGGATCATGA
- a CDS encoding DUF3144 domain-containing protein, with protein sequence MSDAQKQIDAHNQATNEFIELANQMVNERGFDQNVVSAALMAASGVYATFVAAGNQGFLASNGIEKVATMYKNNLTYIQQRKKEELEAKGLKPIPKAEADQHAGNPTEIKND encoded by the coding sequence ATGTCAGACGCACAAAAGCAGATCGACGCCCACAACCAGGCAACCAACGAGTTCATCGAACTGGCCAACCAGATGGTCAACGAACGCGGATTCGACCAGAATGTCGTTTCGGCCGCGCTGATGGCCGCCTCGGGCGTCTATGCCACCTTCGTGGCTGCCGGAAACCAGGGTTTTCTCGCATCCAACGGCATCGAAAAGGTGGCGACCATGTACAAGAATAACCTGACCTACATCCAGCAGCGCAAGAAAGAAGAGCTGGAGGCCAAGGGACTCAAACCGATTCCCAAAGCCGAAGCCGACCAGCACGCCGGCAACCCCACCGAGATCAAGAACGACTGA